The Phormidium yuhuli AB48 DNA window TAAATTCTCTCGTCCCTGCCATTCGAGTGGTCGTTTGGGCGATCGGCTTTATTTTCCTGCTGGACAATCTGCAATTCAATGTCTCAGCCATGATTGCCAGTCTGGGGATTGGGGGGATTGCGATCGCCCTGGCCTCTCAAGGACTCCTGCAAGACCTCTTTAGCTACTTTTCCATCGTCTTCGATCGCCCCTTCGAGTTAGGGGACTTCATCATCGTCGGCGACTTCATCGGCACCGTCGAATACATCGGCATTAAAACCACTCGTCTCAAGAGTTTGAGCGGGGAGCGGCTGGTCATCTCCAACACCGATCTAACGGGGTCCCGCATCCGCAATTACAAACATATGCAAACCCGCCGTATCGTCTTCAAACTGGGGGTGACCTACGAAACCCAGGTCGAACAGCTCGAAAAAATCCCCCAAATCATCCAAGACATCATCGACCCCATCGAAACCATCACCTTCGATCGCGCTCATTTCCTAGCCTACGGGGATTTCAGCCTCGACTACGAAGTGGTCTACAACGTCAACAGCAGTGACTTCGCCCAGTACATGGATGCTCAACAACACATTAATCTAGAACTCAAACGTCGCTTTGAAGCTGAAGGCATCGAGTTCGCCTATCCCACTCAGGTCATTTATCACAATGCCTTGCAAGGGGGATAGGGAATAGGGAACAGGGAACAGGGAACAGGGAACAGAAGGCAATTTTCCTCTTTCCTCGTTCCTAGGCTCTGCCTGGGAACGTCTCTTGGGAGGCTCTGCCTCCCGCTCTCAGGCAGAGCCGCCTAGCCCCCGTGTCACGGCTTCAGCCATGACACGAGTGAGACTCCTAACCCCGCACCAATTCCACTAAACGAGAATAATAGAAACGAGTGCTGGTCATTTCCGTGCGGGCGGGTTGGAAGCCATTTTTCGCAAAGATAGCCAGAATATCCGCTTCACGATGCTGATAGGCGCGAGTGGTCTTACTGGGCCCGGGGAAGAGTTCGCCGACTTTCTTCAAAACCGTGAGCCAGGGGGTTTTGGGCGCAAAACTCAAAATCACCCGTGACTCCGCTAACGAGCAGAGGTGGGAGAGCATCTCATCCATCTTGTCATCGGGATAGTGGATGAGGACATCCAGGCAGATGACGGTGTGGAAACGACCCGAAATTTCTTCGAGGTCGCAGGTTTCAAACGTGACGCGGGAGCTGTCACTCAGTTGAGCCTGAGCGCGTTCCTGGGCCTCCGTTACCATCATCTCCGAGATGTCGCTGCCGTAAACCGTTGCTCCCGCTTCTGCTAGGGGCAAACTCAAACTCCCTACACCACACCCCGCATCACAGAGGGTTAGTTGACTGAGGTTGCCATCGGCCGATAGCCAACCGATGACTTTATCAAGGGTCTGCTGGTGTCCTTCTCGGATATCCAGTTGGACCTTATTGACCTCGTCCTTACCATAAATTCGTCGCCAACGGTCAAAACCCGTGGTATTGAAATATTCCTTAACAATGCTTTTTTCGTCAATGATAATCATCGTCTGTTATCGGTGGTGAAAAAAAGAGGTTTGCCCTACAAACCCATACGTTATCCTAATTTAGACCCCTTTTGTTAGCTAATTGCGATCGCAATGACTGTCAACGCTGCTGAGTCTGAGCAAACCCAATCCCGTAAAGCGGATCACCTGCGGATTTGTCTGGAGGATGATGTGGAGTTTCGTGAGTTGGGGACTGGGTTGGAACGCTATCACTTCCGCCATTGCTGTCTCCCGGAACTGGATTTGGGAGAGATTGACTTACGGACTTGGTTTTTTGGGAAATCGCTTCAGGCCCCGTTTCTCATTTCCTCGATGACTGGGGGAACGGAAGCGGCCAAACTGATTAATCAACGTTTAGCAGAGGTGGCTCAGGCCCAAGGGTTGGCGATGGGGGTCGGATCGCAACGGGTGGCGGTGGAGAATCCGGCGTTGAGTCATACTTTTGATGTGCGATCGCTGGCCCCGGATATTCTCCTGTTTGCCAATCTTGGGGCCGTTCAGTTGAACTATGGCTATGGGGTGGACCAATGTCAGCGGGCGATCGCCATGTTGGAAGCCGATGCCCTGATTCTCCATATTAATCCTCTCCAGGAGGCGGTTCAAAGTCGGGGAGACCAGAATTTTAAAGGATTGTTTGACAAAATTGAGAGATTGTGCTACTTGCTGCCCATCCCGGTGATTGCCAAAGAAGTGGGCAATGGCATTTCAGGAGAGATGGCGCAACGGTTAATTGATGTGGGGGTTCAGGCCATTGATGTGGCGGGTGCGGGGGGAACCTCCTGGGCCAAGGTGGAAGGGAAACGGGCCCAGGATGTCCGTCAGCGTCGTTTGGGGGCCCTGTTTTCCGATTGGGGTATCCCGACGGCGGACTGTCTGGTGCAGGTGCGATCGCAATTTCCCGATATTCCCCTGATTGCCTCGGGGGGCTTGCGCAACGGCTTAGATGTCGCCAAAGCCCTGGCCCTGGGAGCCAACTTAGGGGGGTTAGCTAGCCCGTTCCTCAAAGCGGCTGCCGATTCTCCCGAGACCCTCAATCAACTGGTGGACTTACTCAAGAGCGAATTGGCCACCGTCTTATTTTGCACCGGCAACGCCAATATCGAGGAATTACGGCACAGTGATAGTTTGGAGCGTCTAAAATAACGACAGCCGTTTAACTTGCACCCCCAACGTCATGCGTGATTTTCTCAAAAATGTTGTTGCCACCGTCGCCGGACTGATTCTCTTTTCTGCAATTGGCGTTGGAGGGTTAGCGATTCTCCTCATTACCGCTTCCCTACAAGCACCTCGTGGGCCTGAGGTGAAGGAGGATTCCGTTCTCGTCTTGGATTTGAACCTGAATATTCAGGATAGCCGCGCCACAGCTACCCCCGGACAAGCCTTGCAACGGGCCTTGGATGGGTCTACGGATAAAACACTGCCCCTGTTGGATGTGCTGGAGGCCTTGGAACAGGCGAGTAATGACGATCGCATTGTCGCTGTCTATCTGAAAGGGCGTTCCGGGGATATGCCGACCAACTATGCTAACTTGCGGGAAGTGCGGGAGGCGTTGGTCCGATTTCGGGAAACCGGTAAACCGATTATTGCCCACGATCGCGATTGGAATCAACGGGAATACTATCTGGCCTCTGTGGCCACGGAACTATCAATCGCTCCCCTCGGGGCCGCTGTTTTCAATGGTTTAAGTGCGGAAACTCCCTTCATTAGCGGCACGTTAGACCAGTTGGGGATTGGGGTTCAGGTAGTGCGTCGGGGGGATTATAAGTCCGCTGGGGAAACCTTTGTTCGCAGTGACTATAGTGATGAAAATCGCGAACAACTCCAGGCCTATCTGACGGATTTATGGTCTGAGATTGTTCAGACGGTGAGTGACCATCGTCCCCTAAGTCCCCAAGAGTTTGAAACCATTGCTAATATTCAGGGGGTGTTATTGCCCGATGAAGCTGTTAATCAAGGATTTGTCGATCGCGTCGCTCAAGACGTGGAGATTCGCGATCGCTTACGGGAACTCAGTAATGTCGGGGATGAGGAGAAGTCCTTTGAGGGGCTGAGTTTAGCCACCTATATTCAACATCTCAATCCCACCCAAACTCGACGCGGGGCCCCGGGGAGCGATCGCCAAATTGCCTTAGTCTATGCTGAAGGGCCCATTGTCGATGGGGAGGGAGAAATTCGTCAAATTGGGGGCGATCGCTTTGCCCAGAAACTACGGGAATTGCGGTTTGATGACGATATCCAGGCCGTCGTCTTGCGAGTCAATAGTCCCGGCGGGAGTGCGATCGCCTCAGAAGTAATTAAAGAAGAACTCGAACTACTGCGAGAAGAAAAGCCAGTGATTGTCTCCATGGGCAACGTGGCCGCCTCCGGAGGCTATTGGATTTCCATGGCCGCCAACGAAATCATCGCCCAACCCAATACCGTTACCGGCTCAATTGGGGTCTTTGGGCTGTTCTTTAATA harbors:
- the fni gene encoding type 2 isopentenyl-diphosphate Delta-isomerase, encoding MTVNAAESEQTQSRKADHLRICLEDDVEFRELGTGLERYHFRHCCLPELDLGEIDLRTWFFGKSLQAPFLISSMTGGTEAAKLINQRLAEVAQAQGLAMGVGSQRVAVENPALSHTFDVRSLAPDILLFANLGAVQLNYGYGVDQCQRAIAMLEADALILHINPLQEAVQSRGDQNFKGLFDKIERLCYLLPIPVIAKEVGNGISGEMAQRLIDVGVQAIDVAGAGGTSWAKVEGKRAQDVRQRRLGALFSDWGIPTADCLVQVRSQFPDIPLIASGGLRNGLDVAKALALGANLGGLASPFLKAAADSPETLNQLVDLLKSELATVLFCTGNANIEELRHSDSLERLK
- a CDS encoding mechanosensitive ion channel family protein — encoded protein: MPTESPDVFTQFIEQEILGNQVLDYLIALGIIMIGLIIIKIVANVILGRIKTWLRQADASLDNSLIKIVERALIPIFYLGLFYVALNGLTLHPILDRLLDGVWAIAFTVIAIRFVVSVIQYGLILYGIKANNPNIQPTLNSLVPAIRVVVWAIGFIFLLDNLQFNVSAMIASLGIGGIAIALASQGLLQDLFSYFSIVFDRPFELGDFIIVGDFIGTVEYIGIKTTRLKSLSGERLVISNTDLTGSRIRNYKHMQTRRIVFKLGVTYETQVEQLEKIPQIIQDIIDPIETITFDRAHFLAYGDFSLDYEVVYNVNSSDFAQYMDAQQHINLELKRRFEAEGIEFAYPTQVIYHNALQGG
- the sppA gene encoding signal peptide peptidase SppA, with the translated sequence MRDFLKNVVATVAGLILFSAIGVGGLAILLITASLQAPRGPEVKEDSVLVLDLNLNIQDSRATATPGQALQRALDGSTDKTLPLLDVLEALEQASNDDRIVAVYLKGRSGDMPTNYANLREVREALVRFRETGKPIIAHDRDWNQREYYLASVATELSIAPLGAAVFNGLSAETPFISGTLDQLGIGVQVVRRGDYKSAGETFVRSDYSDENREQLQAYLTDLWSEIVQTVSDHRPLSPQEFETIANIQGVLLPDEAVNQGFVDRVAQDVEIRDRLRELSNVGDEEKSFEGLSLATYIQHLNPTQTRRGAPGSDRQIALVYAEGPIVDGEGEIRQIGGDRFAQKLRELRFDDDIQAVVLRVNSPGGSAIASEVIKEELELLREEKPVIVSMGNVAASGGYWISMAANEIIAQPNTVTGSIGVFGLFFNIEDFSENVGLSWDVVQTSPLANTQTISRPKTEEEIALLERFVNQIYQRFTTEVSEWRNLSPDEVETASQGRIWSGVAAERIGLVDRVGGLQMAIEVAAEAADLGEEWTIREYPRTRPFAERFLEELFGSSSQVVLPEPLESFRQQMETQLSDLSTYNDPRGLYMRLPFDIEIE
- the bchM gene encoding magnesium protoporphyrin IX methyltransferase — protein: MIIIDEKSIVKEYFNTTGFDRWRRIYGKDEVNKVQLDIREGHQQTLDKVIGWLSADGNLSQLTLCDAGCGVGSLSLPLAEAGATVYGSDISEMMVTEAQERAQAQLSDSSRVTFETCDLEEISGRFHTVICLDVLIHYPDDKMDEMLSHLCSLAESRVILSFAPKTPWLTVLKKVGELFPGPSKTTRAYQHREADILAIFAKNGFQPARTEMTSTRFYYSRLVELVRG